The following coding sequences lie in one Cyanobacteriota bacterium genomic window:
- a CDS encoding branched-chain amino acid ABC transporter permease codes for MNDLIQLVVNGVSVGAIIALAAVGLTLTYGILRLSNFAHGDLMTLGAYLTFACNTSGLPVISNIWVAMVVGILGTVVVVLVSEALLWSPMRDRRASSTTLIIISIGLALFLRNGIILIWGGSNRNYDLPVTPAVTIAGINVAYYKLVVTVLAVVAIVGLHLLLKYTKIGKAMRAVADDIDLARVTGINVEQVITWTWVIAGSLTALGGGMLGLVEAVRPNMGWFLILPMFAAVILGGIGNPYGAIAGALIIGISQEVSTLILPTAYKQGIALAIMVLVLLFRPQGLFKGIA; via the coding sequence ATGAATGACTTGATTCAACTGGTGGTTAATGGTGTGTCAGTGGGTGCCATTATTGCCCTAGCGGCTGTGGGCTTGACACTGACCTATGGGATTTTGCGACTATCTAACTTTGCCCATGGTGACTTGATGACGCTGGGTGCTTACCTGACATTTGCTTGCAATACCAGTGGCCTTCCAGTAATCAGCAACATCTGGGTGGCAATGGTGGTTGGCATTCTAGGCACCGTGGTGGTGGTGTTGGTAAGTGAGGCACTATTATGGTCACCGATGCGCGATCGTCGAGCATCCTCAACTACGCTGATCATCATCTCCATTGGGCTAGCGTTGTTCCTGCGCAATGGCATTATCTTGATTTGGGGTGGCAGCAATCGCAACTACGACCTACCCGTGACACCAGCCGTAACCATCGCAGGTATTAACGTGGCCTACTACAAACTAGTGGTGACCGTGTTGGCTGTGGTGGCGATCGTAGGCTTACACCTGTTGCTGAAATACACCAAAATTGGCAAGGCCATGCGGGCTGTTGCGGATGATATTGACCTAGCAAGGGTTACTGGCATTAATGTTGAGCAGGTAATCACTTGGACTTGGGTAATTGCCGGGAGCTTGACAGCCTTGGGTGGAGGCATGTTGGGCTTGGTAGAGGCAGTGCGCCCCAATATGGGCTGGTTTTTGATCTTGCCGATGTTTGCAGCCGTGATTCTGGGAGGCATTGGCAACCCCTATGGCGCTATTGCTGGTGCTTTGATCATTGGTATTAGCCAAGAAGTGAGCACACTAATCTTGCCTACGGCCTACAAGCAGGGCATAGCTCTAGCCATTATGGTGCTAGTCTTGCTCTTCCGTCCCCAGGGATTATTTAAAGGTATTGCGTAA